The DNA sequence CTCAGACAGAAGCAGAGGGGCTCAGAGCATGTTGAGCTCTGGCTGTCCAACCCCTTCCCCATCACCTTCAGAATCACTAACATCTCCTTTTCCCAGCATAAACTCTTTAAGGTAAGGTTTACCTGAACACAAGAGACTCGAATGTCCAGTGACCACATGATTCAGTAATATATGAATGGACTGCAGGACACCTggtgactaaataaataatgcgtatttaggtttttttcctGCTTTGAAATTGAGATAATGAGTGATTATGGGTtcatgactttctttttatttattaatttattaattaaaagtgtagtacttaaaatacacaataaaaactatataatataattgcttttaaaagtatacAACAGTATTCACAAAAGTAGTAGCCTAACAGTAGTTTGAACTTTACAATATTTACAGCTTTACTAAGATGTAATGTTTCTCAATGCATAGGTTGTAAATATGACAAAGTCGCTGGAAGTAAGCCCTGGGAGCTGGAAGCTCCTGTCTCTTCAACTGCTCAGCAAATCTTTACCCACAAACCTCAAAACCACAGTTACCCTGAAAACCAGTGTAGGGGTTCCAATGGAGCTTCACCTCCAAACATATTCTTCTCCCACAAAGGTAAAACTTGACTACATCAGCAAGAAGACTCTTAAATAATAGATAAGGTTCACATCCTCTAGCTGTGTTGACGGAAAACTGATGATGGATTCAATTCATTCTCTCCTGCATAGACAGAAGGAACTGAAAAGAGAACACACAGacagtaatttaattacattaatgccGTCAAAAGATTAACGcttccaaaataattttttgttccAATGATATGTACTGtgtgtaatgtatatttatatgtataaatacacatattttgaacattttttgtatttagatttataaagctatattcatatcatttatattatatgaaaaaaaaaatcggaaatatttatgtttatatataattaataaataacaacaacaacagtacaCTCGTATTATGTagcataaacatttatttttgaagcaaATAACAGTCAAATTAATcatctgacagcactaatttgtATACGTTGTCCCGTATTATCAAGCAgacctttctttctctttctttgctgAGCAGGGAGGTGTAATGGTGGAGTCTTCTGAGGAGTGTGAGCGGCTCTGTCCTCTCCGTTTGTCCAGATCAGGTGAGACTGAACACACCTGGACACTGAGGGCTTTTTCTAGACCAGTGGATCTCAACCTTTTTTGCTCCAAGGTCCACCATTGTCTTAAAGTATTCaaagtttgttttgaaaactcattttaatttagtttctgtaaatggaaaaaaaatgcccactaattaatataaaataatgaattaaaatgattacatttcaGTGCTTTTCAGGACTTATTACTTAACGTTTTCCTACCCATACTTCTTCCAGTCTCTCATGATTTACTAGATTAGGGTTAAggataaagtattttaaaaaaaaagatatatattcaCAGCTTAAATggtaaatagtaaaataaatgaaaacacatatttaatttatagaaaTGCCAATGGCATTGCAAGATTTAAtttgcatgatttattcaggtctttttttcccttgtctGGGGGAaggcagtgttttgttttgtttacatttttgcccAGATTCTATTACTTATAgaacttataaatatatatgcacacattcTGCATGATCATAGTCTAGAGTCCGTTTTTTACCTAATACCTGTTGCCATTTCTTTGAAGTATTGAAGTggaagtacatgtagttaaacTGCATAATCACACATGCTGCCTTGAACTAGCTGAAATTTCtcatactttatttttcaattagcACCAGTTTCAGTCCTTGTACTATAAattgattgattattttgttgcattttgtaTGTGTATGAACAGGACGCGTTGAGTGGCAGCAGTCCCTCCTCCCTGAATCCTCCTCATCTCTCTGGAGAGTGGACAGCAGTCTGGCCTCTTCTCTCTGTAGCCGTTGGCACTGTAGCAAAGAGCTTTCTTGCAGGTAAACCTGCTGGAAGCTAGAAACAAACATGTGGGGACAAATAGGCTATTTCCAATACTGTTGAAACATGTTCATTCAATTatcttgttttgtcttttgtgtgtgtgtgtgtgtgtgtgtgtgtgtgtgtgtgtgttgtgtgtgtgtgtgtgtgtgtgtgtgtgtgtgtgtgtgtgtgtgtgtgtgtgtgtgtgtgtgtgtgtgtgtgtgtgttattcagGTGGCCCAGACTTCCAGCAAACCACTCTTCACCCCTTGACTTTGGGGCCACACCTGTCAATGATAGTAAGGTATGCAAATCACTAATAAGAGAACAGCAGGAGTAGTTTTAATAAGAATCTTCAAATATCTTTTGATGCATCACATggagttttttttatcatggtTTAATATTCAGGTGAAGAATATCACTCTGAAAAACCCCACGGGTTCAGTGGTGTCTGTGGAGATCCGAACCCTCTCGTCATACCCAGTTCCTCTTGAAGCCCTCGACATGTTGACCAAATGGTACATACTATAAACTCACACTCATATGGCCTAAATTCTCTTCTGCCAAAAACTTCCAAATATTGAATTGTATATTACgtatttacacacaaataatttttttgtcattttagtgcttattttgtttttgttagttccaaaggcatttctttctttctttcttttttgtgttcttagcaataacaacactgctaatgaaaaaaatgacatctgAATTCATATCATCTATGTATTTGTTTCTAGGTTTAATATTAGCCCATTGTCTGTGAATATCACTACAACGGAGTTTCTTCTATCAGCTACTAATCACAAGGTGAGGTCTTGATCTTTGTTAATTGTCAAGCACATTTAGTATATCTTTGGTAGTTAATTTGTTTTGTGGTGACTTGCAAACAGGGAAATGAGAAAGGCAGCGTGTTGAGATTCCTTCTTCAGCCGTGGGAGTCGAGGACGGTTTTTGTGGCGTACCAACCCACAGAACACAAGCATGTTACCTCACTGCTCCTCATCAGGTACTGCTCTGCCCAAATGAGTTGTAACTGAGGTATTAacataacattaacaaattgaattatacatacatttaacacAAGGTCAGTTGCACATAAAGTTGTGGTCTCAGAATTGTGGTTGGTCTGAGAGTGACTTCTGTGCGAGTAGTTACAATACGCTGTTGACCTCAGCTTCACttgttgtggttgttgtttTGGCTGTGCTATTACGAGTGTGTATGCTAGTTATTAGCACACAGTAATTGTGGCTGTTTGTTAACAGGAACAACCTGACCGTGTTTGACATGGTTCTTGTAAAAGGGTTTGGGGCAAAGGAGCTCCTGAGAGTAGGAGGGAAGCTCCCCGGGCCTGCGGCTTCACTGCGCTTCAACGTGCCCCAGTCGACCCTCATGGAGTGCAGAGATGGTGAGCTGAGTTTCTCATGACATGTCAAAAATCACACATGGGGgggaaaacattttcaaaggaaCGAGGGAAAAAGGTTTTATTAACAGATTGAATCGTGTTCtctaataataatcaaattaacTTCTGTATACTTGACACCTTAACATGTtcaatatctttttaaaatcatttgtaGTGTACATTTAGTTAATATTTGAACGTGTTAACTGTTTATCCGTTAAGcttcatgtaattttataattatttgattatgaATAATAACATGTATTAATGTTATTGCTAAGTGttaccacattttttttttgttctttcttgtctttttacAGGGTTACGGTCAAGTAAGCCCTTGTTTGCCATCCAGAAAAGCTTTAAAGTGGAGAATGCAGGCGAGTTGCCTCTGACCGTAGTATCCATGAACATTAATGGATATAAATGTCAAGGTTATGGCTTTGAGGTGCAACACTGCAGATCTTTCAGAGTGGACTACAACTCGTCCTCAGAAATCACAATTGCGTAAGTCTTGATGGAGTTAATGTGAAAGTGCCTGCTGCTGTGCTTACTATACACTATCAGTAAAGCAAAGGGAAAATCTTATTTAATTCCTTTGTTTTTGTATACTATAGAgttttctgatatatatatgtatgtattaatgCACGGAAATGGTTTCCAGCTTTCTTACAAATATCTTtcattttgcacaaaataaagaacagcttgaggctgagtaaatactgacacttttcattttggggtgggcTGTATGATTAATTCCATGGTCTTTTCTTCTATTACACAATATTCCACAACAtcttttcccccctttttttaaatgtaaatcttaaTTCACTTAATTCTAaattttttctctctgtatctctctagATTTACTCCGGACTTCACATCTTCGTGGGTGATCAGAGACCTGACCCTAGTGACAGAACGCGGCTCCCTTTTCCACTTCACCCTTAACGTGACTCTTCCTCACCACATGCTGCCCCTATGTGCTCAGGTGGTACCAGGACCCAGCTGGGAGGAGTCTTTCTGGGTCATCACGCTGGTCTTCACCTGGTTAGCAGTCCATATACACACTTAAACCAAAACAAGTTACTCtgtgcatgtaaatgcattCTATGAATGAATGTAATCCCGTTCTCTCTGCAGTTCCTCTCTAGCTGGTGTGTGTCTGATGGCTTTCCATCAAGCTCAGCACATTCTAAGCGAGTTCTCCACGCCAAGTCCACGTAGCAATCACAACTCTGTATCTCGTGAAAATATTAGTGTCAACCACATCTCCTCCAATGGCGTGAGGTGAGACGGCATGTGGAtataattaatactattatttatttaagacaTTGTGTGTACCTGGAAATTTAAGCAATTTAAGCAAATTACTATTGCAatgcattacaattatttttattgatgcaTGTTTTGCTTTGATACTAGTATTAGTTATACCATATATTACAGCCAATATATGGTTTTTAGCTACTTTTTAACtacttgttctttttttcttcagtagagGAAAAGGCAGTTGTAAGAACTACACCGACACCAGCCATCCCTCTGACAAAGGCAAAGGGAGAGGATCTCCAGCCGTGGCCAATGGGACAATTCGGTCACAGTCCTCATCCAAGAAAACCTCTGGAGGCTCATCCCAGCCTCCAAAGAAGCAAACTAAGGTGTCGTTCTTATACAGtagatataaaaataacccTGCAACTGCTGCTGCTAGCGTTCCTGCTTCCTCAGACTTTTGCAGTCCTCCCACAGATGAAGATGGAGATCGCACTTTTGAGCTAGACCCAGACGTttgtaataacaacaacaataacaatgacATATTAGATGAAACCCTTCTCCCAGCTGAGAAGAAAGAGCACTTTAGAGAATCCAGAGAGGACAAGGCATTGCCAGCTGTTATGTTTCCTATGGAAACACTTCCTGGATTACCAGAAAACATCCCAGCAAGCAGAGTCCCTCAACCTGCGGATGAAGCAATGAAAAATGAGgagtgcaaaagaaaaaataatgcagaaaaaaggGATAATGCAGATGAAGAGGTAAGGGCCATAATACAACATAAGAGGgtaaccttttatttatttttttttatattataataaaatctgcctttttttttttttaacaaaagcttTTCAGTGTTGAGGTTCATTCTAAGAcaaataaattgtgtgtgtcCCTCATTTAGAAGACAGAAAGAGGCAGCGGTCAGAAGAAGAGACCAGAGAAAGATGCAGAACTCTGGAGTGTCGGCCATTAACAGCAAAGCAAAGAAGAACACAGGCAGGAGTCGCAGGAAGGCAGCTGAGCTCATTCCTGGGTAAGTGTCtgcacacttcagctttaaaccTTCAGGTGTGAGTGTGATTGACTTGATTCACAATTCACTGGATTTTAATTCAagttaaaagaataatttaaaaagttaggTACATTTAGGTACAATTAAAGAATTGTTTTAAGTACAGTATACatcatgtatatgtgtataagaaagttaaatgtatttttccttcTGGTAATTCAACAGGCTTCCTGAAAACAGCGTTGTCATGGTaacagagagtgaaagagatTTTCAACATAATGCTGCTAGAACCCGCAACATGAAACCTGATCTACCTAAAATAGGAGCCAACCCAGACAGCCCTCTCAAATACAGTGGTGAGGAAGTGATTTCCAGCTGTTCCTGTGTCTCACCACCGGTTGTGTGCAATTCATCACAACACTGTCCCTGAACGTCGTAAGGTCACTGCGGTTGTTGAAGacaacataaaacacatttcaaagtcAATTGAATTTGAACGGGAAGGGACATCTTATATGCATAACGATTTGATTCATTCATTGGCTTCACTTCAGTCTTTTCTGTCGTTGGCTGAATGTGGTGGTGGGTGcaataaatcttactgaccccaaaactTAGGttcagtaaaattaaatatgaagcGGCACAACTGTTTGTAGCATTGATGAcaagcatgttagaatgatttctgaaagatagctgcagaaaattcagttttacaatccaaAAAGTAAATTGCATTACGTAtcacaaaaacatgtaaaaattctaaataattattaaaacatttgaccaATTGTATACTCGGCTCAACTTTTCCTGTCGTTTCTGTTAATCTGTTTCCttttacacaaacacaggcACGTGTTTGAGCAGACCTAGGCGTAAATGTCCCGAGCGACGTCTGCAGTGGGAGTCAGGCTCTGATTCCAGCAGTTCATCAGGCAGTGTGAGAGCCAGCCGAGGGTCCTGGGGCAGCTGGAGCAGTGCCAGCAGCATAGAGGGAGAAAAGGACCCAAACAGACATCCCTGCAGGAGTACGggagttatttaaaataatatttcatttatttaaaatggtgttttaaaCCAGTTATATTTTTTAGGAGACAACATCCAGTACAACCCATATCCAAAAGATCGGGAATGTTACATGAACATGAACTACACCTATAAAACTCAAAGGTAAAATTCACAGATTTTCTTAACATCCAGAATAAGAAATTTCCTGATATTTTACTTACCCCCAGGTCATCCGAGGTCTTTCATTCTTTGgtagtaaataaattaacatttttgcgGAAATAATTCCTGGATTTTTCTCTATGACGTGGACTTCAAGtataaaactgtcatttttttttttagacaatgaCCGATCCTTTCATTAGATAAGACCATTATTCCTC is a window from the Puntigrus tetrazona isolate hp1 chromosome 1, ASM1883169v1, whole genome shotgun sequence genome containing:
- the tmem131l gene encoding LOW QUALITY PROTEIN: transmembrane protein 131-like (The sequence of the model RefSeq protein was modified relative to this genomic sequence to represent the inferred CDS: inserted 2 bases in 1 codon) — encoded protein: MASQRDFTHRKTWINVLLRLLQLLLPYIQHGGAQFEALTQMSSVVEVWQAEDADFFVPSQAEEHSENVPRDESSSFYVQESGRQLLFQPPTLDFGPQPLGLPRAETVYIHNPSPELPVSLLSVFTSSRHFHMPSFHRRVIPPRGRTSFKIIFLPTVEGNEEISLFINTSTQGVISYQVFGVGVHGGSVKDVHRKDSVLIFPHIQSINLTQTQEDASNITILGLLLDCSLPKMFYNQPQGWCLVSEEGRIALQISLSERGERSTHLDKLKPYVLENIVVLLILPPPDAVSDPRIGVFMLNSGVKKLFVKEIQLLSRTDSSVELTEVLLKPSATNFTQVASLFCRRSLSAKSKRCPAQIDLQILANRTVNLYPLLEGSIHGWSSSELSSLVQLRQKQRGSEHVELWLSNPFPITFRITNISFSQHKLFKVVNMTKSLEVSPGSWKLLSLQLLSKSLPTNLKTTVTLKTSVGVPMELHLQTYSSPTKGGVMVESSEECERLCPLRLSRSGRVEWQQSLLPESSSSLWRVDSSLASSLCSRWHCSKELSCRWPRLPANHSSPLDFGATPVNDSKVKNITLKNPTGSVVSVEIRTLSSYPVPLEALDMLTKWFNISPLSVNITTTEFLLSATNHKGNEKGSVLRFLLQPWESRTVFVAYQPTEHKHVTSLLLIRNNLTVFDMVLVKGFGAKELLRVGGKLPGPAASLRFNVPQSTLMECRDGLRSSKPLFAIQKSFKVENAGELPLTVVSMNINGYKCQGYGFEVQHCRSFRVDYNSSSEITIAFTPDFTSSWVIRDLTLVTERGSLFHFTLNVTLPHHMLPLCAQVVPGPSWEESFWVITLVFTCSSLAGVCLMAFHQAQHILSEFSTPSPRSNHNSVSRENISVNHISSNGVSRGKGSCKNYTDTSHPSDKGKGRGSPAVANGTIRSQSSSKKTSGGSSQPPKKQTKVSFLYSRYKNNPATAAASVPASSDFCSPPTDEDGDRTFELDPDVCNNNNNNNDILDETLLPAEKKEHFRESREDKALPAVMFPMETLPGLPENIPASRVPQPADEAMKNEECKRKNNAEKRDNADEEKTERGSGQKKRPEKDAELXGVSAINSKAKKNTGRSRRKAAELIPGLPENSVVMVTESERDFQHNAARTRNMKPDLPKIGANPDSPLKYSGTCLSRPRRKCPERRLQWESGSDSSSSSGSVRASRGSWGSWSSASSIEGEKDPNRHPCRRDNIQYNPYPKDRECYMNMNYTYKTQSMNNLYVREPCQSTEVCPAPALPHTFANVAAGVDKNIDIIGSNVIEQTWSPASVPLTNEFRYNMTESLPFVPQSPSSGYESFPWSNMNSQCAGQYPYNEQTNYMPTGNGSYQNAFSCHQSQTMTQSHQPVWGENGTQDMNSTWDTGSCVGSKPYFSGTRSLSPMSSLFGSIWTPQSEPCQSHFQPERSAPVSPHSPISPVAPFSREPGGACPGKQYSSFNPFGPHMNLDIWNSSSNRSSNSQLSNDSGYCGDM